In Pecten maximus chromosome 10, xPecMax1.1, whole genome shotgun sequence, one genomic interval encodes:
- the LOC117335786 gene encoding uncharacterized protein LOC117335786 has protein sequence MEYIRTIFFFLCLSLVTVVVLCDDEPEAEADKQQNCRRCKSGYYAILKCNDNHDTICAACPEGSYTSDLNLHEKCTTCSTCGDGYFVMTSCSRYADTVCESCLSVKDPALPSYRKQCLEAAAADQSFILPEPDHGDTLVLPDMEGSADGGDGIDLGAEFQAVLDSTDDMLNVTHIIKIDENEGSGEEVELNIGEEEEPNVEMDSTTVITTKKDEKSEEIDRNITHQFQTTTTKNDKLPDDGGSDDFSPVTTTTSTTTAESTKPYFVRITGTPDITTVGSIRIGEGIVVQPETEVELTSTNGIDPNDKNYVLYTAAPRNKHNRVHHHHVDDFLDKPVPTAEQKVGAQSSPNTEDDSKVTVGVVVAIAITAAFVFFILGFIVSVRCRRSRETFKVMKKVDKNGSWNSNSAVPIAIEYRDEERDGIYDDIDKDTTHNPGERSVKQERITPKQVEDLYAVPDKKRKSKDPEPQNDNIDRIRFIDETTDDEFGTKDEEILGLLRKSREGLIHEHNESIPRLDDSDSGADVGPSDTPPVEVNHHQGETMMQDPNVIIEEDEDEEDSESSPMLTNNSQENNMPEKDECDSNED, from the exons ATGGAATACATCAGAACAATATTCTTCTTTCTCTGCCTGTCTTTGGTAACG GTAGTAGTATTGTGCGATGATGAACCGGAAGCGGAAGCAGACAAACAACAAAACTGCCGGAGGTGTAAATCCGGATATTATGCTATCCTAAAATGTAACGATAATCATGACACTATATGTGCCGCTTGTCCGGAAGGTAGTTATACCTCCGATCTTAATCTACATGAAAAATGCACCACCTGTTCTACGTGTGGTGACGGTTACTTTGTGATGACGTCATGTAGCAGGTACGCTGATACCGTGTGCGAATCGTGTTTGTCGGTGAAGGACCCGGCTCTGCCTTCCTACCGGAAGCAATGTCTCGAAGCCGCCGCGGCCGACCAGAGTTTCATTCTGCCGGAACCGGACCACGGGGATACTCTTGTGTTACCGGATATGGAGGGGTCAGCGGATGGGGGCGATGGAATTGATCTAGGTGCGGAGTTTCAAGCAGTGTTAGATAGTACCGATGATATGTTGAATGTCACACATATCATAAAAATCGACGAAAACGAAGGAAGCGGTGAAGAGGTAGAATTAAATATCGGTGAAGAGGAAGAACCAAACGTAGAAATGGATTCCACGACTGTTATTACCACAAAGAAAGATGAAAAAAGTGAGGAAATAGATCGAAATATCACTCATCAGTTTCAAACTACGACCACGAAAAATGACAAACTACCAGACGATGGTGGATCCGATGACTTCAGTCCGGTGACAACAACGACTTCCACGACAACAGCTGAATCGACAAAACCATATTTTGTTCGAATTACAGGGACACCGGATATCACCACAGTAGGATCTATACGTATTGGTGAAGGTATCGTTGTACAACCGGAAACGGAAGTCGAGTTAACGTCAACTAATGGAATCGATCCGAACGACAAGAACTATGTACTATATACGGCTGCCCCACGGAACAAACACAACAGAG TCCACCACCACCATGTTGATGATTTCCTGGACAAACCTGTCCCCACGGCGGAACAAAAGGTCGGAGCCCAAAGTTCACCCAAT ACAGAAGATGACAGTAAGGTGACTGTTGGAGTGGTAGTAGCTATAGCTATAACAGCCGCCTTTGTTTTCTTCATCCTCGGATTCATCGTCAGCGTTCGTTGCCGCCGGTCGCGAGAGACGTTCAAGGTGATGAAG AAGGTGGACAAGAACGGGTCTTGGAATAGTAACTCTGCCGTCCCTATCGCTATCGAGTACCGGGACGAGGAACGCGATGGTATTTATGATGATATAGACAAGGACACAACACACAACCCTGGGGAAAGGTCGGTAAAACAAGAGCGCATAACTCCAAAACAAGTGGAGGACTTATATGCCGTTCCAGACAAGAAACGGAAAAGCAAAGACCCAGAGCCTCAAAACG ACAATATCGACAGAATAAGGTTCATTGATGAGACAACGGATGATGAATTTGGAACTAAAGATGAGGAGATCCTCGGTTTGCTCCGGAAGAGCCGTGAAGGGTTGATCCATGAACACAATGAATCCATACCTCGTTTAGACGACTCCGACAGCGGCGCCGACGTCGGTCCATCAGACACGCCACCTGTCGAAGTTAATCATCACCAAGGGGAGACAATGATGCAAGACCCAAATGTAATCATTGAAGAGGACGAAGATGAGGAGGATTCCGAATCGTCGCCGATGCTTACAAATAATTCCCAAGAGAACAACATGCCAGAAAAAGATGAATGTGATTCGAATGAGGATTGA